The DNA region GAGGTCAATCGCGGAAAAGGCCGGGCCCTGAAAACAGGCTTCCGCTATTTGCTCGATGCCGGGGAGCGCGGCCCCGTGGTCTGCGCCGACAGCGACGGCCAGCATCTGCCCGCCGATATCGGCCGGGTCGCCGCCGCGGTGCGGGAGCAGGGCTGCAGCCTTGTGCTCGGAAGCCGCCGCTTTACCGGCAAGGTGCCACTGCGCAGCCGGTTCGGCAACGCGGTGACGCGATTTGTCTTCGCTTTTACGACCGGGACGAAAATTTACGACACCCAAACCGGGCTTCGCGGCTATTCCTCCGGCATGCTGGAATGGTTGTGCTCGGTTCCGGGGGAACGTTTTGAATATGAAATGAACCTTTTGCTCGGAGCCAAACGAAAAGGCTGCACTCTGGCGGAAGTGTTTATCGACACGGTTTATCTGGACGACAACAAGTCCTCCCATTTCCGTCCCTTGGCCGATTCCGCGCGGATTTACCTGCCGATTCTGCTGTTCAGCGCCTCGTCCATCCTGTCGGCGGGCATCGACTTCGCGCTGCTGTTCCTGCTTCAAGCGTTCAGCAAAAACCTCGCGCTTTCAGTCGCGGGGGCGAGAATTTGCAGCTGCACCGCCAACTTTGCGATGAACCGCAGGTTCGTGTTTGCCCGCGGCCACGGCCGAGCGGCCAAGCTGAACGCCTCTTTACCGCGGTATTTTTCGCTGGTTCTGATCGTATTGCTGCTGAATATGGGCCTGATGCACGTATATCACGACCTGGCCCGCATCCCTTTGATCGGGGCGAAGCTGCTGACCGAAGGTTCGCTGTTTCTGTTCAGTTACTGGGCGCAGCGCAAGTATGTGTATTAACAATGGTAAAATGCATATTCTCTTTCGTTTTAGCGGCCGCCACGGGTTAATGGCGGCAATGGAGCTAGAATAACGAAGGTTATTTTCGCTCAAAACA from Paenibacillus macerans includes:
- a CDS encoding bifunctional glycosyltransferase family 2/GtrA family protein: MTTILIPAYEPDERLLNLIGQLKKMPDTRIVIVDDGSGEAYRPIFDAARAAGCIVLRHEVNRGKGRALKTGFRYLLDAGERGPVVCADSDGQHLPADIGRVAAAVREQGCSLVLGSRRFTGKVPLRSRFGNAVTRFVFAFTTGTKIYDTQTGLRGYSSGMLEWLCSVPGERFEYEMNLLLGAKRKGCTLAEVFIDTVYLDDNKSSHFRPLADSARIYLPILLFSASSILSAGIDFALLFLLQAFSKNLALSVAGARICSCTANFAMNRRFVFARGHGRAAKLNASLPRYFSLVLIVLLLNMGLMHVYHDLARIPLIGAKLLTEGSLFLFSYWAQRKYVY